The nucleotide window GAGGAAACGCGATTTCCGCACTCTGTGGATTCTCCGCATCAACGCCGGCGCGCGTCTGAGCGGTCTTTCCTACAGCCGTTTCATGCACGGCCTCAAGCTGGCTGGCATTGAACTGAACCGCAAGGTTCTGGCTGACCTTGCCGTGTATCACAAGGACGACTTCGCCAAGATTGTCGATCTGGCCAAGGCCGCTCTGAATTAAGAGCGGTGCTCCCCGCGCCGGAGGGAGACCTCCTGGCAGCGACGCCTGCGGCTTTTAAAGCGCAGCGCGGCTTGCGGGAGCGGGGCCTTGCATGGTATAAGGCGCGGGCGGTGCACAAGCGCCGTCTGCGCCTTGATTTTTTGTATCGCCGGGGATTGCCCGGCGGGCAGGGCGAATTCATGCCGTGAGGATGCGCAGATCGCAGAAATGGCAGGATGTTCCGCAGGGCAGGGCCGTCAGGCCAAGCCGCAAGCGGCTGCCGTCATTCCCGTTTTTCTGCGTCTCCCTTAACAAAAAGCCGCGCCGCGCGGCATTGGGATATCCGCTATGGATCTGATTTCTGCACTGGAAAGCCTGGTTCCCGAACTTGAAAAAGGTCTGGGCCAGGCTTCTTCGTTGGATGCCCTTGAGGCTTTGCGCGTGGATGTTCTGGGCCGCAAGGGCCGCATAGCCCAGATCATGGCCCAGTTGCCCTCGTTGGCCCCGGCAGAGCGCCCCGCCGTGGGCCAGACTGCCAACAGCGTCAAAGAACGCTGCAACGCCCTGTTTGAAGCCCGCAAGGCCGTTCTTGAGGCCGGGCGCGAGGCCGAAGCCCTGCGCCGTTTCGATCCTTCCGTTCCTGGTCGCGCGCCCTGGCGCGGCAGCCTGCATCCCACCACCTTGGTGACGGAAGAAATCTGCCAGATTTTTCAGGGGCTGGGCTTTGACGTGGCTTCCGGTCCGGAAGTGGAAATCGACTACTACAATTTTGAAGCCCTGAACATGCCGCCCGAGCACCCGGCCCGCGACATGCAGGATACCCTGTATGTCACCGAAAAGGTGCTCATGCGTACGCACACCTCGCCCGTGCAGGCCCGCACCATGCTGGCGCGCAAGCCTCCTCTGGCCGTCATTGCCCCCGGCAAGGTGTACCGGCGCGACAGCGACCTCACCCATACCCCCATGTTCCATCAGATCGAAGGCCTCATGGTGGGCGAGGGCATCAGCATGGCCCATCTGCGCGGCACGCTCACAGCCTTTGTGCGCGCTGTTTTTGGCGCTGAAACCCAGGTGCGTTTCCGCCCCAGCTTCTTCCCCTTTACCGAGCCTTCGGCAGAAGTGGACATCTCCTGCTGCATGTGCGGCGGCAAGGGCCACATTGGCGATGCGCCCTGCCGCGTGTGCAAAACCACGGGCTGGGTTGAAATCCTTGGTTGCGGCATGGTCGATCCTGCCGTGTTTGAAGCCGTGGGCTATCCTGCGGACGTCAGCGGCTTTGCCTTTGGCATGGGCGTGGAACGCGTGACCATGCTCAAGTACGGCATTGGCGATCTGCGGATGTTTTTTGAAAACGACGTGCGCTTCCTTGGCCAGTTTGCCCGGTAGGACACTATGCCCAGCGTCATGAGCCCTATAGATTGCAGCAATGCCCGCATGCGCGCAGGCCGCCTCACGGCCCTGCCCGTGTGTCTTGTATTGCTGGGCCTGTTGGCGGCGGCATCCCTGTTGCCCGGCAGCCCGTGCTGGCTGACGGCGGATGAAGCTCAGGCCGCCTCAGCCTATACCCCGCGCCATTCGGGCATGGATGCCCCGGGCGAACCCAAGCGCATCGAGACCTTGCCCAGCAAGAACGCAGGGCGCACGGCAGAGGGCGGCATGGGCTATACGGACGCTTACGGCAACACCATTGACGACCGCCAGCCGGAAGAAAAACCCGCTCCCAAGCGCCCCAGACCCGGGGCC belongs to Desulfovibrio desulfuricans DSM 642 and includes:
- the rplT gene encoding 50S ribosomal protein L20; translated protein: MRVKRGLASHRRHKKYLNAAKGFRGGRSRLYRTAREAVERSMQYSYVGRKLRKRDFRTLWILRINAGARLSGLSYSRFMHGLKLAGIELNRKVLADLAVYHKDDFAKIVDLAKAALN
- a CDS encoding translation initiation factor IF-2; the protein is MSPIDCSNARMRAGRLTALPVCLVLLGLLAAASLLPGSPCWLTADEAQAASAYTPRHSGMDAPGEPKRIETLPSKNAGRTAEGGMGYTDAYGNTIDDRQPEEKPAPKRPRPGAYGVGAGQSERYERPLPDPQNQTPAWSFK
- the pheS gene encoding phenylalanine--tRNA ligase subunit alpha, whose protein sequence is MDLISALESLVPELEKGLGQASSLDALEALRVDVLGRKGRIAQIMAQLPSLAPAERPAVGQTANSVKERCNALFEARKAVLEAGREAEALRRFDPSVPGRAPWRGSLHPTTLVTEEICQIFQGLGFDVASGPEVEIDYYNFEALNMPPEHPARDMQDTLYVTEKVLMRTHTSPVQARTMLARKPPLAVIAPGKVYRRDSDLTHTPMFHQIEGLMVGEGISMAHLRGTLTAFVRAVFGAETQVRFRPSFFPFTEPSAEVDISCCMCGGKGHIGDAPCRVCKTTGWVEILGCGMVDPAVFEAVGYPADVSGFAFGMGVERVTMLKYGIGDLRMFFENDVRFLGQFAR